The Anolis carolinensis isolate JA03-04 chromosome 2, rAnoCar3.1.pri, whole genome shotgun sequence genome has a window encoding:
- the dusp7 gene encoding dual specificity protein phosphatase 7, with the protein MKNHLLGTSSGSSPVPAMASPAPWKSAAWLQEELESGGGSALLLLDCRPHELFESSHIERAINLAIPGLMLRRLKKGNLPIRSIIPSHEDKERFARRCKADTVLLYDEAGAAPEWGALHENGNGTHGGSPASGASVLGLLLQKLRDDGCKAFYLKGGFNKFQTEYSEHCETSLDTSSPTNSPPASVLGLGGLRISSDCSDGESDREPSSATESDGSPIPNNQPAFPVQILPYLYLGCAKDSSNLDVLGKYGIKYILNVTPNLPNMFEHDGEFKYKQIPISDHWSQNLSQFFPEAIAFIDEARSKKCGILVHCLAGISRSVTVTVAYLMQKLNLSLNDAYDFVKRKKSNISPNFNFMGQLLDFERTLGLNSPCDNRSPAEQLYFTTPTNHNLFQLNPLEST; encoded by the exons ATGAAAAACCACCTTTTGGGCACCAGCAGCGGGAGCAGCCCGGTCCCGGCGATGGCCTCCCCGGCGCCGTGGAAGAGCGCGGCGTGGCTGCAGGAGGAGCTGGAGTCCGGCGGGGGCAGCGCGCTGCTGCTCCTCGACTGCCGCCCGCACGAGCTCTTCGAGTCCTCGCACATCGAGCGCGCCATCAACCTGGCCATCCCGGGCCTCATGCTGCGCCGCCTCAAGAAGGGCAACCTGCCCATCcgctccatcatccccagccacgAAGACAAGGAGCGCTTCGCCCGCCGCTGCAAGGCCGACACCGTGCTGCTCTACGACGAGGCCGGCGCCGCCCCCGAGTGGGGCGCCCTCCACGAGAACGGCAACGGCACCCACGGCGGGAGCCCGGCCTCCGGCGCCTCCGTCCTCGGCCTCCTCCTCCAGAAGCTCCGCGACGACGGCTGCAAGGCCTTCTACCTCAAAG GTGGATTCAACAAATTTCAGACAGAATACTCAGAGCATTGTGAGACCAGTCTCGACACTTCTTCTCCTACCAACTCTCCTCCTGCCTCTGTCCTTGGTCTGGGAGGGCTGAGGATCAGCTCGGATTGCTCCGATGGGGAGTCTGACCGGGAGCCTAGCAGTGCCACCGAGTCGGACGGGAGCCCCATTCCAAACAACCAGCCAGCCTTTCCTGTCCAGATTCTTCCCTATTTGTATCTGGGTTGTGCCAAAGATTCCAGCAACTTGGATGTCTTGGGCAAATATGGCATCAAGTACATCCTGAACGTTACTCCCAACCTTCCCAACATGTTTGAGCATGACGGAGAATTCAAGTACAAACAGATTCCCATCTCGGATCACTGGAGTCAGAATCTCTCCCAATTCTTTCCGGAGGCCATTGCTTTCATTG ATGAGGCTCGTTCAAAGAAGTGTGGGATCCTGGTTCACTGCCTCGCTGGTATCAGCAGGTCGGTCACCGTAACTGTGGCCTATTTAATGCAGAAGCTCAACTTGTCCCTGAATGACGCCTATGACTTCGTAAAGAGGAAAAAGTCCAATATCTCACCAAACTTTAACTTCATGGGCCAACTGCTGGACTTTGAAAGGACTTTGGGACTCAACAGTCCATGCGACAACCGCTCACCCGCTGAACAGCTCTACTTCACCACTCCAACTAATCACAACTTGTTCCAGCTGAACCCCTTGGAATCCACATGA